Proteins encoded within one genomic window of Synechococcus sp. PCC 7335:
- a CDS encoding glycosyltransferase family 39 protein yields MKIKRLLIIGLILVGIYARCANLSEKVYSVDEVRGLMRASGYAESALVETLYTGEIITASRLQQYQTPSVESSLGDALGAFTNNPEHPPLYYLLMRFCLQLFQVPVAARWLAVGLGLLVLPAIYWLCLELFGSAAVGWSAIAIVAVSPFHVLIAQEARQYTLWALLAVISSALLLRSLRQNRWGQWLAYGAVGALGMYSHLFFLWVLLTHGLYVLLVEHRLTQRFLRYLTVSVGIGIAFLPWVWVVATRLSRLEETTRWASSYQTNLLSRAESWLHNLGIGFVDFDWPGSFIDPLSYLLLAGVAYSTYQLCRHTPRRVWLFVVLMMAVSSLAQVVPDVLNGGRRSMLPRYSLTAYLGIELAVAYAIAQVFGSRKSEGYRFTGSAIRVRKSYTDWLLLRKASAILLLLGGVLSSLLITQSLGWRKGVAAAANLDIATQINQVDQVVVTDVKYFYVLSLSYLVSPDTRFIAINHEPPSSNYATMLNQIEPGGSFFVYSPSEALVEFMQTAENLKIDLTADQANTNLRGQLFRAQYLPSTSSLVR; encoded by the coding sequence ATGAAAATCAAGCGGCTATTGATTATTGGGCTAATTTTGGTAGGTATTTACGCTCGCTGTGCCAATTTGAGTGAGAAAGTTTATTCCGTTGACGAAGTTAGGGGCCTGATGCGAGCCTCTGGCTACGCAGAATCAGCGCTGGTTGAGACCCTCTACACCGGTGAAATTATTACTGCCAGTCGCCTACAGCAGTACCAAACGCCCAGCGTCGAAAGTTCTTTGGGCGATGCTCTTGGTGCCTTTACTAACAACCCTGAACATCCACCACTGTATTATCTGTTGATGCGGTTTTGTCTGCAGTTGTTTCAGGTGCCGGTCGCTGCTCGCTGGCTGGCCGTAGGGCTTGGTTTGCTAGTATTGCCGGCTATCTACTGGCTGTGTTTGGAGCTGTTCGGGTCAGCTGCGGTGGGCTGGAGCGCGATCGCCATAGTTGCCGTTTCGCCGTTTCATGTGCTCATAGCTCAAGAGGCGCGTCAGTATACGCTTTGGGCACTACTCGCAGTGATTTCAAGCGCACTTTTGCTGCGATCGCTGCGGCAAAATCGTTGGGGACAGTGGTTAGCCTACGGCGCGGTAGGAGCTCTGGGCATGTATTCCCACTTGTTTTTTCTCTGGGTGCTGCTGACACACGGACTCTACGTATTACTCGTCGAGCACCGCCTGACTCAAAGGTTCCTGCGCTATTTAACGGTATCGGTCGGAATCGGCATTGCCTTTTTGCCTTGGGTATGGGTGGTAGCTACGCGGCTCTCTCGACTGGAGGAAACAACTCGCTGGGCCAGCAGCTACCAAACCAACTTACTTAGTCGCGCTGAGTCTTGGCTGCACAACCTGGGCATTGGCTTTGTCGATTTTGACTGGCCAGGTAGTTTCATTGATCCGCTCTCTTATCTACTGCTAGCAGGTGTTGCTTATAGTACTTACCAGCTATGCCGTCACACGCCCAGGCGAGTATGGCTGTTTGTGGTGCTCATGATGGCTGTAAGTAGCCTGGCGCAGGTTGTCCCCGATGTTCTCAATGGCGGTAGGCGATCAATGCTGCCACGCTATTCACTGACAGCGTATTTGGGTATAGAGCTAGCGGTAGCCTATGCGATCGCTCAAGTCTTTGGTTCTCGAAAGAGTGAAGGGTACAGATTTACCGGGTCGGCAATTCGCGTTAGAAAAAGCTACACAGACTGGCTTCTGTTGCGAAAAGCCAGTGCCATCCTACTGCTGCTAGGCGGTGTCCTTTCAAGCTTGCTAATCACACAGTCCCTTGGTTGGAGAAAGGGCGTCGCCGCCGCCGCAAATTTAGACATTGCGACCCAAATCAATCAGGTCGATCAAGTCGTTGTCACCGACGTTAAGTACTTTTATGTGCTGTCCTTAAGCTACCTGGTTTCTCCCGATACTCGCTTCATCGCGATCAACCATGAGCCGCCATCATCCAACTATGCGACAATGCTAAATCAGATTGAGCCAGGCGGTAGCTTTTTTGTCTATTCACCTTCCGAAGCGCTGGTAGAATTTATGCAGACAGCAGAAAATTTGAAGATCGATCTAACCGCTGACCAAGCCAACACAAATCTCCGAGGCCAGCTCTTTCGAGCCCAGTACTTACCAAGTACCTCCAGTCTCGTGCGGTAG
- the ppsA gene encoding phosphoenolpyruvate synthase, whose protein sequence is MVQTSLTPAAASAETAFTLKFEQVGIHDVPIVGGKNASLGEMIQQLSSQGVRVPTGFATTADAYDYFIKEGDIEEKMRSHLDTLDTEDIQALSNCGQAVRDLILETPFPLKLEAAITAAYLELCEQTGQPTLDVAVRSSATAEDLPDASFAGQQETYLNIHGVKGVLDACHKCFASLFTNRAISYRVTQGFDHFSVSLSVGVQQMVRSDLATSGVMFSIDTETGFKDAALITAAYGLGENVVQGTITPDEYMVFKPMLQQGYRPILKKQLGSKALKMVYDSGGNKLVKNVAVEERDRNRYALSDDEVLILARWACTIEAHYSQVHSVLTPMDIEWAKDGITGELFIVQARPETVQSQKSASVLRRYRLQTDPRQIDKTKLAPIAVGQAVGEMIGQGPARIIHSSANIVDFQPGEVLVTQRTDPDWEPIMKQASAIVTDQGGRTCHAAIIAREMGIPAIVGCGDATQTITPNQTITVTCAEGEVGKVYDTLIPFEVEEIAIDNLPPTRTKILMNVGNPEEAFRLAAIPCDGVGLARLEFIIANHIEVHPLALLHFDQLTNEQDRRAITKRTELYNRKADYFVERLTHGIATIAAAFYPNPVVIRLSDFKSNEYANLLGGKDFEPTEENPMIGWRGAARYTDPSYREAFALECLALKRVRDQMGLTNVIPMVPFCRTPEEGRAVLNEMASHGLVKGENDLQVYVMCEIPNNVILVEEFAKIFDGFSIGSNDLTQLTLGLDRDSALIAHLFDERSAGVKKIVSMAIDGAKRSSRKIGLCGQAPSDYPEFAQFLVEEGIDSISLNPDSVIKTTLAIAEIERAMSVEAP, encoded by the coding sequence ATGGTACAGACTTCACTGACACCAGCTGCGGCGAGTGCTGAAACAGCTTTTACCCTTAAGTTTGAGCAAGTGGGTATCCATGACGTTCCTATTGTGGGTGGGAAGAATGCTTCTTTAGGGGAGATGATTCAGCAGCTATCTTCCCAAGGCGTCCGCGTACCAACTGGGTTTGCCACAACGGCTGATGCGTACGACTATTTTATTAAAGAAGGCGATATAGAAGAAAAGATGCGATCGCATCTAGACACATTAGACACCGAAGATATTCAGGCGCTCAGTAACTGTGGTCAAGCTGTTAGAGATCTCATCCTAGAAACCCCTTTTCCCCTAAAGCTAGAAGCCGCTATAACAGCAGCCTATCTAGAGCTATGTGAACAAACTGGTCAGCCTACTTTAGATGTGGCTGTTCGATCGAGTGCTACTGCTGAAGATCTGCCAGATGCGAGCTTTGCCGGACAGCAAGAAACCTATCTCAACATTCACGGTGTCAAAGGCGTTCTAGATGCCTGTCATAAGTGCTTCGCCTCTCTATTTACCAATCGAGCAATCTCCTATCGAGTCACACAAGGCTTTGATCATTTCTCTGTTTCGCTTTCTGTAGGTGTTCAACAGATGGTGCGATCCGATCTGGCAACATCAGGCGTTATGTTCTCAATCGACACCGAAACCGGCTTCAAAGATGCAGCTTTGATCACAGCGGCCTATGGCCTAGGTGAAAATGTCGTACAGGGAACGATCACCCCTGACGAATATATGGTGTTTAAACCAATGCTGCAGCAGGGCTATCGCCCTATTCTGAAAAAACAGCTCGGTAGCAAAGCGCTGAAGATGGTCTATGACAGCGGTGGAAACAAGCTGGTTAAAAATGTTGCTGTAGAAGAGCGTGATCGCAATCGATATGCACTTAGCGACGACGAAGTTCTGATCTTAGCTAGATGGGCCTGCACTATTGAAGCGCATTATTCGCAGGTGCATAGCGTGCTTACCCCGATGGATATTGAGTGGGCCAAAGATGGCATCACTGGAGAGCTATTTATCGTACAAGCGAGGCCCGAAACAGTTCAATCTCAAAAATCTGCCTCTGTCTTACGCAGATACCGACTTCAAACAGACCCGCGCCAGATAGACAAAACCAAGCTAGCCCCCATCGCTGTCGGTCAAGCCGTCGGTGAAATGATTGGACAAGGTCCCGCTCGAATTATTCACTCATCTGCCAACATTGTTGATTTTCAGCCGGGGGAAGTGCTGGTGACTCAACGCACCGATCCAGACTGGGAGCCGATCATGAAGCAAGCCAGCGCTATCGTCACCGATCAGGGTGGTCGAACCTGTCATGCAGCGATCATCGCTCGTGAAATGGGCATTCCTGCTATCGTTGGCTGTGGTGATGCCACCCAGACGATTACGCCAAACCAAACGATTACAGTCACTTGCGCTGAAGGGGAAGTTGGCAAAGTCTATGACACGCTTATTCCATTCGAGGTAGAAGAAATTGCCATTGATAATCTGCCGCCTACCCGCACTAAGATCTTGATGAACGTGGGCAATCCAGAAGAAGCCTTTCGGTTAGCGGCGATTCCTTGTGACGGGGTAGGGCTGGCCCGGTTAGAGTTTATCATTGCCAATCATATTGAGGTTCATCCCCTAGCGCTGCTGCACTTTGATCAGCTAACCAATGAGCAAGATAGAAGAGCGATCACCAAGCGAACAGAGTTGTATAACCGCAAAGCTGACTACTTTGTCGAACGTTTGACTCACGGAATTGCGACTATCGCTGCGGCCTTCTATCCTAATCCTGTTGTAATTCGGCTTTCAGACTTCAAGAGCAATGAATACGCCAACCTATTAGGTGGAAAAGACTTTGAACCCACAGAAGAGAATCCAATGATCGGCTGGCGCGGCGCCGCTCGCTATACCGATCCTAGTTATCGCGAAGCCTTCGCCCTTGAGTGTTTAGCTCTCAAACGGGTAAGAGATCAGATGGGGTTGACTAACGTAATTCCGATGGTCCCTTTTTGTCGAACGCCTGAAGAAGGTCGAGCTGTACTTAATGAGATGGCCAGTCACGGTCTAGTCAAAGGAGAAAATGATCTCCAGGTCTACGTGATGTGCGAGATTCCAAACAACGTCATCTTAGTTGAAGAGTTTGCTAAAATCTTTGACGGCTTTTCGATTGGTTCTAACGATCTCACCCAGCTAACGCTGGGTCTAGATCGTGATTCCGCGCTAATTGCCCATCTGTTTGATGAGCGCAGCGCTGGGGTGAAGAAAATTGTCAGTATGGCAATTGACGGCGCGAAACGCTCTAGTCGTAAAATTGGCCTATGTGGTCAGGCACCGAGTGACTATCCTGAGTTTGCTCAGTTCTTGGTAGAAGAAGGTATTGACTCTATTAGCCTAAATCCTGACTCAGTGATTAAGACAACTTTGGCGATCGCAGAAATAGAACGTGCAATGTCTGTTGAAGCACCCTAA
- a CDS encoding transposase: MKVTERYRHRAGIESMIAQGVTSCGLRSSRYRGVAKTHFQNIVSC; this comes from the coding sequence TTGAAGGTCACAGAACGCTATCGTCACCGTGCTGGTATCGAGAGCATGATTGCTCAAGGTGTTACCAGCTGCGGCCTGCGAAGTTCTCGCTATAGGGGCGTAGCTAAGACTCACTTTCAAAATATAGTGAGTTGTTGA
- a CDS encoding alpha-amylase, whose product MSAPNGVMMQYFHWYNEPDGTLWDELADKAEALAAAGITSVWLPPAYKGTAGGYDVGYGVYDMYDLGEFDQKGSIRTKYGTKDEYINAIKTAKQAGIQVYADVVLNHRLGGDAEEEFRATPYSPSNRQQPIGDEVTIKSWTHFNFPGRQGKYSALELHWWHFNAADYNAYEQGDFEAIFLFEGKTFDTEVDMEKGGFDYLMGCDVDFNHPEIRDDMMRWGEWIVDTTDVDGFRFDAVKHVQAGFFPDWLQNTRRYSGRRLFAVGEYWSSHIEALHHFIDVTGGDVALFDAPLHYNFTEASKTGNNYDMRTIFDGTLVKDQPTLAVTLVENHDSQPLQSLESVVEPWFKPLAYALILMRRDGYPCVFYADYYGAHYKDSGKDGNEYEIWMDSHQWLIDKFLQARQKYAYGDQYDYFDHANTIGWTRLGTDEFPGGLAVVLSTGEEGTKWMEVGRPNTTYVDLTEHIDEPITTNEDGWANFRCLAGSVSVWIPQES is encoded by the coding sequence ATGTCTGCACCCAATGGCGTGATGATGCAATATTTCCACTGGTACAACGAACCAGATGGAACACTGTGGGATGAGCTAGCCGATAAAGCCGAAGCATTAGCGGCAGCAGGTATCACTTCAGTGTGGTTGCCGCCGGCATACAAAGGCACTGCGGGTGGATATGACGTAGGCTATGGTGTCTACGATATGTATGACTTAGGCGAGTTTGATCAAAAGGGTTCTATTCGTACTAAATATGGTACGAAAGATGAGTATATCAACGCCATTAAAACGGCTAAGCAAGCTGGAATCCAGGTTTATGCCGATGTTGTTCTTAATCATCGACTTGGCGGCGACGCTGAAGAAGAGTTTAGAGCTACCCCTTACTCCCCTAGCAACCGCCAACAGCCAATTGGAGATGAAGTTACGATCAAGTCTTGGACTCATTTTAACTTTCCAGGTAGGCAAGGCAAGTACTCAGCGCTAGAGCTTCACTGGTGGCACTTCAACGCGGCGGATTACAACGCTTATGAGCAAGGAGACTTTGAGGCGATATTTCTTTTTGAAGGAAAAACGTTCGACACTGAAGTCGACATGGAAAAAGGGGGCTTCGACTACCTGATGGGTTGTGATGTTGACTTCAACCATCCCGAAATTCGTGATGATATGATGCGCTGGGGTGAATGGATAGTTGATACCACAGACGTAGATGGTTTTCGCTTTGATGCGGTCAAACATGTGCAAGCAGGTTTCTTTCCCGACTGGCTTCAGAACACTCGCCGATACAGCGGCAGAAGGCTCTTCGCTGTAGGTGAGTACTGGTCATCGCATATTGAAGCGCTGCACCACTTTATTGATGTGACTGGTGGCGATGTTGCGCTGTTCGACGCGCCTTTGCACTACAACTTCACCGAAGCGAGCAAAACAGGCAATAACTATGACATGCGTACTATTTTTGATGGAACCTTAGTCAAAGACCAACCGACCTTAGCGGTCACACTAGTTGAAAACCATGATTCTCAACCGTTGCAGTCCTTAGAATCTGTGGTAGAGCCCTGGTTCAAGCCCTTAGCTTATGCACTGATTCTAATGCGTCGCGATGGCTATCCCTGTGTTTTTTATGCTGACTACTATGGAGCCCACTACAAAGATAGTGGAAAAGATGGGAACGAATACGAAATTTGGATGGATAGCCACCAATGGCTTATAGACAAGTTTCTACAAGCGCGACAAAAATACGCTTATGGCGACCAGTATGACTACTTTGACCACGCCAATACTATCGGATGGACACGCTTAGGTACAGACGAGTTTCCCGGCGGTCTGGCAGTCGTCTTGAGTACTGGTGAGGAAGGAACAAAGTGGATGGAAGTAGGACGGCCCAACACAACTTATGTTGACTTGACTGAGCATATAGACGAGCCTATTACTACTAACGAAGACGGCTGGGCCAACTTTAGATGTTTAGCAGGGTCAGTCTCGGTTTGGATTCCTCAAGAGAGCTAA